Proteins encoded in a region of the Zea mays cultivar B73 chromosome 4, Zm-B73-REFERENCE-NAM-5.0, whole genome shotgun sequence genome:
- the LOC103654258 gene encoding auxin efflux carrier component 1a isoform X1, whose protein sequence is MISAADLYHVMTAVVPLYVAMILAYGSVRWWRIFSPDQCSGINRFVALFAVPLLSFHFISTNNPYTMNLRFIAADTLQKLMVLAMLTAWGHLSRRGRGSLDLDWTITLFSLSTLPNTLVMGIPLLRGMYGDFSGSLMVQIVVLQCIIWYTLMLFMFEYRAARLLIAEQFPGNAAGAIASIAVDPDVVSLVDHGRGDAIETEAEVREDGRIHVTVRRSSASRSDVVYSRRSVGGFSGATPRPSNLTNAEIYSLQSSRNPTPRGSSFNHTDFYSMVGRSSNFGAADAFGAVRTGAGTTPRPSNYEDDASRPKYPLPVVSAAPGVAGHYPAPWSARKAATNGHAKGEDLHMFVWSSSASPVSDFFGGGAPDYNDHAAAAKSPRKMDGGARDRDDYVERDEFSFGNRGAMEDRDAEDPAAAGGDPNAVAAATAMPPTSVMTRLILIMVWRKLIRNPNTYSSLIGVVWSLVCFRWNFQMPDIVLHSISILSDAGLGMAMFSLGLFMALQPRIIACGNKVATFAMAVRFLTGPAVMAAASFAVGLRGTLLHVAIVQVLWGNGGRETREKSCGACRPATAKHQSDTVAAVWIAAAAIHREKNTVEAAASRSRIAAAASRSEQADRRCAMLLFPVASCSLSLALWPFALSGQHKSYLSFPPHLLLTVLWFLLCKKRRNEQAALPQGIVPFVFAKEYSVHPDILSTAVIFGMLIALPITLVYYILLGL, encoded by the exons ATGATTTCGGCGGCGGACTTGTACCACGTGATGACGGCCGTGGTGCCGTTGTACGTGGCGATGATCCTGGCGTACGGGTCGGTGCGGTGGTGGCGCATCTTCTCGCCGGACCAGTGCTCCGGGATCAACCGCTTCGTGGCGCTCTTCGCGGTGCCGCTGCTGTCCTTCCACTTCATCTCCACCAACAACCCCTACACCATGAACCTGCGCTTCATCGCCGCCGACACGCTGCAGAAGCTCATGGTGCTGGCCATGCTCACCGCGTGGGGCCACCTCAGCCGCCGGGGGCGGGGCAGCCTCGACCTGGACTGGACCATCACGCTCTTCTCCCTCTCCACGCTGCCCAACACGCTCGTCATGGGCATCCCGCTGCTCAGGGGCATGTACGGCGACTTCTCGGGAAGCCTCATGGTGCAGATCGTCGTGCTCCAGTGCATCATCTGGTACACGCTCATGCTCTTCATGTTCGAGTACCGCGCCGCGCGGCTGCTCATCGCCGAGCAGTTCCCGGGCAACGCCGCCGGGGCCATCGCCTCCATCGCCGTCGACCCGGACGTGGTCTCCCTCGTCGACCACGGCCGCGGGGACGCCATCGAGACGGAGGCCGAGGTCAGGGAGGACGGCAGGATACACGTCACCGTGCGCCGCTCCAGCGCGTCGCGCTCCGACGTCGTCTACTCGCGCCGCTCCGTGGGCGGCTTCTCCGGCGCCACCCCGCGCCCCAGCAACCTCACCAACGCCGAGATCTACTCCCTGCAGTCGTCGCGCAACCCGACGCCGCGGGGATCCAGCTTCAACCACACCGACTTCTACTCCATGGTCGGCCGCAGCTCCAACTTCGGCGCGGCCGACGCGTTCGGCGCCGTCCGCACCGGCGCCGGCACCACGCCGCGCCCGTCCAACTACGAGGACGACGCGTCCAGGCCCAAGTACCCGCTGCCCGTGGTGAGTGCGGCGCCCGGGGTGGCAGGCCACTACCCGGCGCCCTGGAGCGCCAGGAAGGCGGCGACGAACGGGCATGCCAAGGGCGAGGACCTCCACATGTTCGTCTGGAGCTCCAGCGCGTCACCCGTATCGGACTTCTTCGGCGGCGGCGCGCCGGACTACAACGACCACGCCGCGGCCGCCAAGTCTCCCCGCAAAA TGGACGGAGGAGCCAGGGACAGGGACGACTACGTGGAGCGCGACGAGTTCAGCTTCGGGAACAGGGGCGCGATGGAGGACAGGGACGCGGAGGacccggcggcggcgggcggggaCCCTAACGCGGTGGCCGCGGCGACGGCGATGCCGCCGACGAGCGTGATGACCCGGCTGATCCTGATCATGGTGTGGCGCAAGCTGATCCGCAACCCGAACACCTACTCCAGCCTCATCGGCGTCGTCTGGTCGCTCGTCTGCTTCAG GTGGAACTTCCAGATGCCGGACATCGTCCTGCACTCCATCTCCATCCTGTCGGACGCGGGGCTCGGAATGGCCATGTTCAGCCTCG GGCTGTTCATGGCGCTGCAGCCGCGGATCATCGCGTGCGGGAACAAGGTGGCCACGTTCGCCATGGCGGTGCGCTTCCTGACCGGCCCGGCCGTCATGGCGGCCGCGTCCTTCGCCGTGGGCCTCCGCGGCACGCTGCTGCACGTCGCCATCGTCCAGGTACTTTGGGGGAACGGGGGGAGAGAGACGCGGGAAAAGTCTTGCGGTGCCTGCCGGCCAGCAACAGCAAAGCATCAAtccgacactgttgcagctgtttggattgctgcagctgcaatccatagagagaaaaatactgtagaagccgcagcaagccgcagccggattgcagccgcagcaagccgcagcgaacaagctgaTCGTCGCTGTGCGATGTTGCTTTTCCCGGTCGCCTCGTGCTCGCTGTCTCTCGCTCTCTGGCCTTTTGCGCTCAGCGGGCAGCACAAAAGTTACCTTTCCTTTCCCCCTCATCTCCTTCTCACTGTGCTCTGGTTTTTGCTTTGCAAAAAACGGCGGAACGAGCAGGCAGCTCTGCCCCAGGGCATTGTCCCCTTCGTCTTCGCAAAGGAGTACAGCGTGCACCCTGACATTCTCAGCACCGC AGTCATTTTTGGCATGCTCATCGCCCTGCCGATCACGCTCGTCTACTACATCCTGCTCGGCCTGTGA
- the LOC103654258 gene encoding auxin efflux carrier component 1a isoform X2 — MISAADLYHVMTAVVPLYVAMILAYGSVRWWRIFSPDQCSGINRFVALFAVPLLSFHFISTNNPYTMNLRFIAADTLQKLMVLAMLTAWGHLSRRGRGSLDLDWTITLFSLSTLPNTLVMGIPLLRGMYGDFSGSLMVQIVVLQCIIWYTLMLFMFEYRAARLLIAEQFPGNAAGAIASIAVDPDVVSLVDHGRGDAIETEAEVREDGRIHVTVRRSSASRSDVVYSRRSVGGFSGATPRPSNLTNAEIYSLQSSRNPTPRGSSFNHTDFYSMVGRSSNFGAADAFGAVRTGAGTTPRPSNYEDDASRPKYPLPVVSAAPGVAGHYPAPWSARKAATNGHAKGEDLHMFVWSSSASPVSDFFGGGAPDYNDHAAAAKSPRKMDGGARDRDDYVERDEFSFGNRGAMEDRDAEDPAAAGGDPNAVAAATAMPPTSVMTRLILIMVWRKLIRNPNTYSSLIGVVWSLVCFRWNFQMPDIVLHSISILSDAGLGMAMFSLGLFMALQPRIIACGNKVATFAMAVRFLTGPAVMAAASFAVGLRGTLLHVAIVQAALPQGIVPFVFAKEYSVHPDILSTAVIFGMLIALPITLVYYILLGL, encoded by the exons ATGATTTCGGCGGCGGACTTGTACCACGTGATGACGGCCGTGGTGCCGTTGTACGTGGCGATGATCCTGGCGTACGGGTCGGTGCGGTGGTGGCGCATCTTCTCGCCGGACCAGTGCTCCGGGATCAACCGCTTCGTGGCGCTCTTCGCGGTGCCGCTGCTGTCCTTCCACTTCATCTCCACCAACAACCCCTACACCATGAACCTGCGCTTCATCGCCGCCGACACGCTGCAGAAGCTCATGGTGCTGGCCATGCTCACCGCGTGGGGCCACCTCAGCCGCCGGGGGCGGGGCAGCCTCGACCTGGACTGGACCATCACGCTCTTCTCCCTCTCCACGCTGCCCAACACGCTCGTCATGGGCATCCCGCTGCTCAGGGGCATGTACGGCGACTTCTCGGGAAGCCTCATGGTGCAGATCGTCGTGCTCCAGTGCATCATCTGGTACACGCTCATGCTCTTCATGTTCGAGTACCGCGCCGCGCGGCTGCTCATCGCCGAGCAGTTCCCGGGCAACGCCGCCGGGGCCATCGCCTCCATCGCCGTCGACCCGGACGTGGTCTCCCTCGTCGACCACGGCCGCGGGGACGCCATCGAGACGGAGGCCGAGGTCAGGGAGGACGGCAGGATACACGTCACCGTGCGCCGCTCCAGCGCGTCGCGCTCCGACGTCGTCTACTCGCGCCGCTCCGTGGGCGGCTTCTCCGGCGCCACCCCGCGCCCCAGCAACCTCACCAACGCCGAGATCTACTCCCTGCAGTCGTCGCGCAACCCGACGCCGCGGGGATCCAGCTTCAACCACACCGACTTCTACTCCATGGTCGGCCGCAGCTCCAACTTCGGCGCGGCCGACGCGTTCGGCGCCGTCCGCACCGGCGCCGGCACCACGCCGCGCCCGTCCAACTACGAGGACGACGCGTCCAGGCCCAAGTACCCGCTGCCCGTGGTGAGTGCGGCGCCCGGGGTGGCAGGCCACTACCCGGCGCCCTGGAGCGCCAGGAAGGCGGCGACGAACGGGCATGCCAAGGGCGAGGACCTCCACATGTTCGTCTGGAGCTCCAGCGCGTCACCCGTATCGGACTTCTTCGGCGGCGGCGCGCCGGACTACAACGACCACGCCGCGGCCGCCAAGTCTCCCCGCAAAA TGGACGGAGGAGCCAGGGACAGGGACGACTACGTGGAGCGCGACGAGTTCAGCTTCGGGAACAGGGGCGCGATGGAGGACAGGGACGCGGAGGacccggcggcggcgggcggggaCCCTAACGCGGTGGCCGCGGCGACGGCGATGCCGCCGACGAGCGTGATGACCCGGCTGATCCTGATCATGGTGTGGCGCAAGCTGATCCGCAACCCGAACACCTACTCCAGCCTCATCGGCGTCGTCTGGTCGCTCGTCTGCTTCAG GTGGAACTTCCAGATGCCGGACATCGTCCTGCACTCCATCTCCATCCTGTCGGACGCGGGGCTCGGAATGGCCATGTTCAGCCTCG GGCTGTTCATGGCGCTGCAGCCGCGGATCATCGCGTGCGGGAACAAGGTGGCCACGTTCGCCATGGCGGTGCGCTTCCTGACCGGCCCGGCCGTCATGGCGGCCGCGTCCTTCGCCGTGGGCCTCCGCGGCACGCTGCTGCACGTCGCCATCGTCCAG GCAGCTCTGCCCCAGGGCATTGTCCCCTTCGTCTTCGCAAAGGAGTACAGCGTGCACCCTGACATTCTCAGCACCGC AGTCATTTTTGGCATGCTCATCGCCCTGCCGATCACGCTCGTCTACTACATCCTGCTCGGCCTGTGA